The following coding sequences lie in one Nitrospirota bacterium genomic window:
- a CDS encoding periplasmic heavy metal sensor, translated as MKKVAGIGIALALIMVMVSVALAIGPGAGMGPGMGCGMGHGMGPGACVTANAALTPEQAQKVEQFQKEIAPLREQMFTLRTEMRELRAQSNPDWKAIGDKQKAMIDLKTRVREQAEQAGIIGLGACGAGMGKMGMGAAGRGRMMGMGRTAL; from the coding sequence GGTATTGGTATTGCCCTGGCGCTCATCATGGTGATGGTATCGGTTGCGCTCGCAATCGGTCCCGGCGCCGGTATGGGGCCGGGAATGGGCTGCGGTATGGGCCACGGCATGGGACCGGGGGCATGCGTGACGGCGAATGCCGCTCTTACCCCCGAACAGGCACAGAAGGTGGAGCAGTTCCAGAAGGAGATCGCTCCCCTTCGCGAGCAGATGTTCACGCTCAGAACCGAAATGAGAGAGCTCAGGGCACAGTCGAACCCCGACTGGAAGGCCATCGGGGACAAGCAGAAGGCCATGATCGATCTGAAGACCCGGGTCAGGGAGCAGGCGGAGCAGGCAGGCATCATCGGCCTCGGCGCCTGTGGCGCCGGCATGGGAAAGATGGGTATGGGTGCAGCAGGCAGAGGCCGGATGATGGGCATGGGGAGAACTGCCCTGTAA